One region of Paraburkholderia acidiphila genomic DNA includes:
- a CDS encoding MgtC/SapB family protein translates to MTLEFALRLLAAFACGVAIGLERQIRQRTAGLRTITLVASGACLFVTLGVLTGNGSTGVTQIAAYVVSGVGFLGGGVIMREKGSIQGINTAATLWCSAAVGVLCGAGHYGPAVAGTVIVLLTNTVLREVSRIINASPVSNADLVRAYVLTVVCREEDEIHIRTLLSNSLYSTPLSFQSLTSEDLAGDPPRLRVTATMRLHPKYQPKLELMASRLSMEKGVSSVSWTAAEPEIAPE, encoded by the coding sequence ATGACTCTCGAATTCGCCCTGCGCCTTCTCGCGGCGTTCGCCTGCGGCGTCGCCATTGGCCTCGAACGCCAGATTCGCCAACGCACGGCCGGTCTGCGCACCATCACGCTCGTGGCAAGCGGCGCGTGTTTGTTCGTGACGCTCGGTGTGCTGACCGGCAATGGCTCGACCGGCGTGACGCAAATTGCGGCCTATGTCGTTTCTGGCGTGGGCTTTCTCGGCGGCGGCGTCATCATGCGCGAGAAGGGCTCGATTCAGGGCATCAATACCGCGGCGACGCTATGGTGTTCGGCCGCCGTGGGCGTGCTGTGCGGCGCAGGGCATTACGGACCGGCAGTGGCCGGCACCGTCATCGTGCTGCTCACGAATACCGTGCTGCGCGAAGTGAGCCGCATCATCAACGCATCGCCCGTTTCGAATGCGGATCTCGTGCGTGCTTATGTGCTTACCGTGGTTTGCCGCGAAGAAGACGAAATTCATATCCGCACGTTGCTTTCGAATTCTTTGTACTCCACGCCGCTTTCATTTCAAAGCCTCACGAGCGAGGACCTGGCCGGCGATCCGCCGCGCCTGCGCGTGACGGCAACGATGCGCCTGCATCCGAAATACCAGCCAAAGCTCGAACTCATGGCGAGCCGCCTGAGCATGGAGAAAGGCGTCTCCAGCGTGAGCTGGACTGCCGCAGAACCCGAAATCGCGCCCGAGTGA
- a CDS encoding GlsB/YeaQ/YmgE family stress response membrane protein — translation MEHGIIAWLIIGAIAGWLAGVLVKGGGFGLFVDIIVGIVGAFIGGWLAGVLGIHIGAGIISSIITAIVGAVILLFIIRLVRRA, via the coding sequence ATGGAACACGGCATCATTGCCTGGCTCATCATCGGCGCAATCGCAGGCTGGCTCGCCGGCGTCCTCGTCAAAGGCGGCGGCTTCGGACTGTTCGTCGATATCATCGTCGGCATTGTCGGCGCGTTCATCGGCGGCTGGCTTGCCGGGGTGCTCGGCATTCATATCGGCGCCGGCATCATCAGCTCGATCATCACTGCTATTGTCGGTGCGGTTATTCTGCTCTTCATCATCCGGTTGGTTAGACGAGCGTAG
- a CDS encoding LysR family transcriptional regulator, translating into MDTLRNMRVFVRVVESGSFTRAAASETMTTAQVSRAVTDLESRLRTRLLNRTTRRMSLTEAGERYFQSCKRILADIEQAEAEAAAAHANPAGKLRVYGGTSFGQHYVMPLIARYQQHLPEVSVDLTIAQQMPDIIEEGFDVAVVVAAELEDSALISQHLGSTAAILCASPAYLRMRGEPQSFDDLEAHTCLHLTDASLPAGQWVSEGPLGETFRHTGVTPFQVNNPEALALAIREGMGIGPLPVPVALPGLADGTLVRVLPTHTLQKLNIYALYASRRYLDAKIRTFVEFLREKVPLVLAEQEAALATCDDPLLREMEAHTGPRGTRARSGRGRGHNTHDLERLRLVN; encoded by the coding sequence ATGGATACGCTGCGCAATATGCGGGTCTTCGTGCGAGTGGTGGAGTCCGGCAGCTTCACGCGCGCTGCGGCGAGCGAAACGATGACGACCGCGCAGGTCTCGCGCGCGGTCACCGACCTGGAATCGCGGCTGCGCACGCGCCTCCTTAACCGGACCACGCGGCGCATGTCGCTGACCGAAGCGGGCGAGCGCTACTTTCAGAGCTGCAAGCGCATCCTCGCCGACATCGAGCAGGCCGAGGCCGAGGCCGCCGCTGCGCACGCGAACCCCGCGGGCAAGTTGCGCGTTTATGGCGGCACGAGTTTCGGGCAGCACTATGTGATGCCGCTCATCGCGCGCTATCAGCAGCATTTGCCGGAGGTCTCGGTCGATCTCACCATCGCTCAGCAGATGCCCGACATCATCGAGGAGGGCTTCGACGTGGCGGTCGTAGTGGCCGCCGAACTCGAGGACTCCGCGCTGATCTCCCAGCATCTGGGCAGCACCGCGGCCATTCTCTGTGCTTCGCCGGCGTATTTGCGCATGCGCGGCGAGCCGCAATCGTTCGACGACCTCGAGGCGCATACCTGCCTGCATCTGACCGACGCGAGCCTGCCCGCCGGCCAATGGGTCTCCGAAGGGCCGCTTGGGGAGACCTTCCGGCATACGGGCGTGACACCGTTCCAGGTGAACAACCCCGAAGCGCTCGCGCTTGCCATACGCGAAGGCATGGGCATTGGCCCGCTGCCGGTGCCCGTGGCGCTGCCCGGTCTCGCCGATGGCACGCTGGTGCGTGTGCTCCCGACGCACACGCTGCAGAAGCTCAACATCTATGCGCTGTACGCGTCGCGCCGCTACCTGGACGCGAAGATCCGAACCTTCGTCGAGTTTCTGCGCGAGAAGGTGCCGCTCGTTCTTGCCGAGCAGGAAGCCGCGCTTGCCACCTGCGACGACCCGCTGCTTCGCGAGATGGAGGCGCACACTGGGCCGCGCGGTACGCGTGCGCGTAGCGGCCGTGGCCGCGGTCACAACACGCACGACCTGGAGCGCCTGCGTCTTGTGAACTAA
- a CDS encoding FUSC family protein yields the protein MSRQPAIHRALDSRRRAEIIWRAARRALHDWQGTDGAIWIHLLKTVAAGLLAMGISMLLDLPQPRIAMTTVFVLMQPLSGMVFAKSFYRIVGTAVGMIAAVVLGAVFIQQPELYILGMTVWVAACTAAAMRNRHFRWYGFVLAGYTAALIGIPLVMQPNGLFLAALGRGAEVAVGILCSGMVSAVIVPRQSGSLLDRTLRARYLNFTAFAAAVLAGRLERGAFEGRFASLVDDVVGFEATRAFSFFEDPTSRSRTGLLSRLNSEFMDACARLHALRQLLKRLHWSDAAIAPLAPYFGELAAQLAQRPSRNESDRAYARRLADGLEAFQRTLPRHVRETRRPLEHALPEALPDFDTSAELIYRFTTEIVRYSRTWASLTEARPAQEPRAARYVPRTSWHVVAFTFVRTAVVVATLGWFWVETDWPSGGLAMIAAALTCALTSSSPNASRMAVQMAVGASFAAVTGYLFTCYVYPNVDGFPLLCATLVPVLAIGAFLATRSRIAGYGVGFSVFFCLLAGPDNVIVYTPDLLINNGIAVVAAMLVASLAFAAVFPPHMNWLVERMCVSLRGQVVLACHGELDGLGQRFQSGTHDLMNQLRLLLTGRHQAHRRALRWMLVTLEVGHAVVDLRNEALGAAWLDSHDARWPAALARVQEAIAHLFESPDGISLDHALSAVRAATWIAQEALATVHHERERRHEVQRLLSHLHFIRSALLDRDAPLGPLARRARRTRTSSRSLKTQ from the coding sequence ATGAGCCGCCAGCCTGCGATACATCGAGCGCTCGACTCGCGTCGGCGCGCGGAAATCATATGGCGCGCCGCCAGACGGGCGCTGCACGACTGGCAGGGCACCGACGGCGCGATCTGGATTCATCTGCTGAAAACGGTGGCGGCCGGCCTGCTTGCCATGGGCATTTCCATGCTGCTGGACCTGCCGCAGCCGCGCATCGCGATGACGACGGTGTTCGTCCTCATGCAGCCGCTCTCTGGCATGGTGTTCGCCAAGAGCTTTTATCGCATTGTCGGCACCGCGGTGGGAATGATTGCGGCAGTCGTGCTGGGCGCCGTGTTCATTCAGCAGCCCGAACTCTACATACTCGGGATGACGGTGTGGGTGGCCGCCTGTACGGCCGCCGCCATGAGGAATCGGCATTTTCGCTGGTACGGTTTCGTGCTCGCCGGCTATACGGCGGCGCTGATCGGCATTCCGCTCGTGATGCAGCCCAACGGACTCTTTCTCGCCGCACTTGGCCGCGGCGCCGAAGTGGCCGTTGGCATTCTTTGCTCCGGCATGGTCAGCGCAGTGATCGTGCCCCGGCAGTCGGGCTCGCTGCTCGATCGCACCTTGCGCGCCCGATATCTCAATTTTACTGCGTTCGCCGCGGCGGTGTTGGCTGGGCGGCTTGAAAGGGGCGCGTTCGAAGGGCGATTCGCGAGTCTCGTCGACGATGTCGTCGGCTTCGAGGCGACGCGCGCTTTCTCATTTTTCGAAGATCCGACGAGTCGCTCGCGCACCGGTCTGCTTTCGCGCCTGAATTCCGAATTCATGGACGCCTGCGCGCGCTTGCACGCGCTGCGTCAGTTGCTCAAAAGGCTGCATTGGAGCGACGCGGCGATTGCACCGCTTGCGCCATATTTTGGCGAACTTGCCGCGCAGCTTGCGCAACGGCCAAGCCGCAACGAAAGCGATCGCGCCTATGCGCGGCGGCTCGCCGACGGGCTGGAAGCCTTCCAGCGCACGCTGCCGCGTCATGTGCGCGAGACGCGGCGGCCGCTCGAACATGCGCTGCCTGAAGCGCTGCCTGACTTCGATACCTCGGCTGAACTCATCTACCGCTTCACGACCGAGATCGTGCGCTACAGCCGAACGTGGGCATCGCTCACGGAGGCACGCCCTGCGCAGGAGCCGCGCGCCGCACGCTACGTGCCGCGCACGAGCTGGCACGTGGTGGCGTTCACCTTCGTGCGCACCGCCGTGGTGGTGGCGACGCTGGGCTGGTTCTGGGTGGAGACCGACTGGCCGAGCGGCGGCCTCGCGATGATCGCGGCCGCGCTCACCTGCGCGCTCACTTCGTCGTCGCCGAACGCGTCGCGCATGGCCGTGCAGATGGCGGTCGGCGCGAGTTTTGCCGCTGTAACGGGCTATCTCTTCACCTGCTACGTGTATCCCAACGTCGATGGCTTTCCGTTGCTCTGCGCGACGTTGGTTCCGGTGCTCGCCATCGGCGCCTTTCTTGCCACGCGCTCGCGCATCGCGGGCTACGGCGTTGGTTTCTCGGTGTTCTTCTGCTTGCTCGCGGGTCCGGACAACGTGATCGTCTACACGCCGGATCTGCTGATCAACAACGGCATCGCCGTCGTTGCAGCGATGCTGGTCGCCTCGCTGGCTTTCGCGGCGGTGTTTCCGCCGCACATGAACTGGCTCGTCGAGCGTATGTGCGTGTCGTTGCGCGGCCAGGTCGTGCTGGCTTGCCATGGGGAACTGGATGGTCTCGGGCAGCGCTTCCAGTCCGGCACGCACGATTTGATGAACCAGTTGAGGCTCTTGCTGACCGGGCGCCACCAGGCGCACCGGCGCGCGCTGCGCTGGATGCTCGTGACACTCGAAGTCGGGCATGCCGTGGTCGATCTGCGCAACGAGGCGCTCGGCGCAGCGTGGCTCGACTCTCATGACGCGCGTTGGCCTGCGGCGCTCGCGCGCGTGCAGGAGGCTATCGCGCATCTTTTCGAAAGCCCGGACGGGATCTCGCTAGACCACGCGCTCAGTGCCGTGCGCGCGGCGACCTGGATCGCCCAGGAAGCGCTCGCGACTGTGCATCACGAGCGAGAAAGGCGGCACGAGGTGCAGCGGCTGCTGAGTCACCTGCACTTCATCCGCAGCGCGCTGCTCGACCGCGATGCGCCGCTCGGCCCCCTGGCGCGCCGCGCACGCCGCACGCGTACGTCCAGCAGATCGTTGAAAACACAATGA
- a CDS encoding efflux RND transporter permease subunit produces MWIVNLALKRPYTFIVMAIMIVLATPFVLMSMATDVLPNINIPVISIIWSYTGFSSKDMADRITSVNERSLTTTVSNIEHIESQSLPGIAIIKLFLQPGASLQTAIAQAVASEQAQVKQMPPGATPPLVISYSASSIPVIQLGLSSKSMSEQALADIAMNFLRPQLITIPGAQVPYPYGGKTRVISVDLDTRALISKGLTPADIVNAVNAQNLILPTGTAKLGQTEYRVDTNASPDTIAGLNRIPVQTVNGATTYLGDVAHVRDGFTPQTNVVRQDGQRGVLMSILKSGDASTLQVVGALKDLLPKARDTLPADLVVKPLFDQSVFVSAAVQGVVREALIAAALTAAMILLFLGNWRSTLIIAVSIPLSILSSIIALYALGETINIMTLGGLALAVGILVDDATVTIENIERHLHLGAKLHDGILEGAGEIAVPALVSTLCICIVFVPMFFLTGVARFLFVPLAEAVVFAMIASYILSRTLVPTLAMLLFEGHDPTAHVQRAQGSFFSRIHWRFNHAFERVRANYIALLSLLLSRRKLFGGSFLAFCLLSLVLVFFLGRDFFPSVDAGNIRLHMRAPTGFRIEETARLADQVEQVVRDVVPPDQLETIVDNLGLPYSGINLSYSNAGTMGTLDGEIQIALKPDHDPSSTYIDKLRTLLPQRFPGVEFFFQPADIITQILNFGQPAAIDVQVVGANLNQDMALASTLLKQVRQLPGAVDAHIEQRNDEPALTLAMDRSRMQQLNLSPQNVAQDVLIALSGSTQTSPAFWVSPQNGVEYPLTVQTPQYRETSMNELMGTPVSAHSTNANAPLQLVSNLVQLRPHDGPAIITHYNIRPVIDLLVSVEGSDLGSVGANINDIIRHVQAHAPRGTTITMRGQIGTMRSSFIGLGVGIAMAVVLVYLLIVVNFQSWADPLIIISALPAALAGIAWMLFITGTHLSVPALTGAIMTVGVATANSILVVSFARQRLSAGATPLAAALEAGATRIRPVLMTAFAMMIGMVPMALGLGEGAEQNAPLGRAVIGGLLFATVSTLLFVPLMFATVHTRLARRAAAKREREAQRRGARGDTR; encoded by the coding sequence ATGTGGATTGTCAATCTCGCGCTGAAGCGACCGTACACGTTTATCGTGATGGCCATCATGATCGTGCTGGCCACGCCGTTCGTGCTCATGTCGATGGCCACCGACGTGCTGCCGAACATCAACATCCCGGTCATCAGCATCATCTGGTCGTATACCGGCTTTTCCTCGAAGGACATGGCCGACCGCATCACTTCGGTCAACGAGCGCAGTCTCACGACCACGGTGAGCAACATCGAGCACATCGAGTCGCAATCGCTGCCGGGCATCGCCATCATCAAGCTGTTTCTGCAGCCGGGCGCGAGCCTGCAAACGGCGATCGCGCAGGCCGTAGCGTCCGAGCAGGCGCAGGTGAAGCAGATGCCGCCCGGCGCCACGCCGCCGCTCGTCATCAGCTATTCGGCCTCGAGCATTCCGGTGATCCAGCTCGGCCTCTCCAGCAAGTCGATGAGCGAGCAGGCGCTGGCCGACATCGCGATGAACTTCCTGCGCCCGCAGCTCATTACGATTCCCGGCGCGCAGGTGCCTTACCCGTACGGCGGCAAGACGCGCGTGATCTCCGTGGATCTCGACACGCGCGCGCTCATTTCGAAGGGCCTCACGCCCGCCGATATCGTCAACGCGGTCAACGCGCAGAACCTCATTTTGCCGACCGGTACGGCCAAGCTCGGACAAACCGAATATCGGGTAGACACCAACGCGTCGCCCGATACGATCGCGGGCCTGAACCGTATTCCCGTGCAGACGGTCAACGGTGCAACCACCTATCTCGGCGACGTGGCGCACGTCCGCGACGGCTTCACGCCGCAGACCAACGTCGTGCGCCAGGACGGCCAGCGCGGCGTGCTGATGTCGATCCTCAAGAGCGGCGACGCTTCGACGCTGCAGGTGGTGGGCGCACTCAAAGACCTGTTGCCGAAGGCGCGCGACACGCTGCCCGCCGACCTCGTCGTCAAGCCGCTCTTCGACCAGTCCGTATTCGTTTCCGCGGCCGTGCAGGGTGTGGTGCGCGAAGCGCTTATCGCGGCCGCGCTCACGGCGGCGATGATCCTGCTCTTTCTCGGCAACTGGCGCAGCACGCTCATCATCGCGGTGTCGATTCCGTTGTCGATTCTCTCCTCGATCATCGCGCTCTATGCGCTTGGCGAGACCATCAACATCATGACGCTCGGCGGCCTCGCGCTCGCTGTCGGTATTCTGGTTGACGACGCAACGGTCACGATCGAGAACATCGAGCGGCACTTGCATCTGGGCGCGAAACTGCACGACGGAATTCTCGAAGGCGCGGGCGAAATCGCCGTGCCCGCGCTCGTTTCGACGCTGTGCATCTGTATTGTGTTCGTGCCGATGTTCTTTCTGACCGGCGTGGCGCGTTTTCTGTTCGTGCCGCTCGCGGAAGCCGTGGTGTTCGCGATGATCGCGTCGTACATTCTCTCGCGCACACTCGTACCGACGCTCGCCATGCTGCTCTTCGAGGGCCACGATCCCACGGCGCATGTGCAGCGCGCGCAGGGCTCGTTCTTCTCGCGCATTCACTGGCGCTTCAATCATGCATTCGAGCGCGTGCGCGCCAATTACATTGCGCTGTTGAGCCTGTTGCTCTCGCGCCGCAAGCTCTTCGGCGGCAGCTTCCTCGCGTTTTGCCTGCTCTCGCTTGTCCTCGTGTTCTTCCTTGGCCGCGACTTCTTTCCCTCGGTCGATGCCGGCAACATTCGCCTGCACATGCGTGCGCCAACGGGCTTTCGCATCGAGGAGACCGCGCGCCTTGCCGACCAGGTGGAGCAGGTGGTTCGCGACGTGGTGCCGCCCGATCAACTCGAGACGATCGTCGACAACCTCGGGCTGCCCTATAGCGGCATCAATCTCTCGTACAGCAACGCGGGGACGATGGGCACGCTCGACGGCGAAATCCAGATCGCCCTGAAGCCCGATCACGATCCCTCCAGCACGTATATCGACAAGTTGCGTACGTTGCTGCCGCAACGGTTTCCAGGCGTCGAGTTCTTCTTTCAGCCTGCGGACATCATCACGCAGATTCTGAACTTCGGTCAGCCCGCGGCCATCGATGTGCAGGTGGTGGGCGCGAATCTGAATCAGGACATGGCGCTGGCAAGCACGCTGCTCAAGCAGGTGCGGCAACTGCCGGGCGCCGTGGATGCGCACATCGAGCAGCGCAACGACGAACCCGCGCTCACGCTTGCGATGGACCGCTCGCGCATGCAGCAGTTGAATCTGAGCCCGCAGAACGTTGCGCAGGATGTGCTGATCGCGCTTTCTGGCAGCACACAGACTTCGCCCGCATTTTGGGTGAGTCCGCAAAACGGTGTGGAATACCCGCTCACGGTGCAAACGCCGCAGTATCGCGAAACCTCGATGAACGAATTGATGGGCACGCCGGTCTCCGCGCACAGCACGAACGCCAATGCGCCGTTGCAACTGGTGAGCAATCTCGTCCAGCTCAGGCCACATGACGGGCCCGCCATCATCACGCACTACAACATCCGTCCCGTGATCGACCTGCTCGTGAGCGTGGAGGGCAGCGACCTGGGTTCGGTTGGCGCGAACATCAACGACATCATCCGTCATGTGCAGGCGCACGCGCCGCGCGGCACGACCATCACCATGCGCGGCCAGATCGGCACGATGCGTTCGTCGTTCATAGGCCTCGGCGTGGGCATTGCGATGGCGGTGGTGCTCGTGTATCTGCTCATCGTCGTGAACTTCCAGTCGTGGGCCGATCCGCTCATCATCATTAGCGCGCTGCCCGCTGCGCTCGCGGGCATCGCGTGGATGCTGTTCATCACCGGCACGCACCTGAGCGTGCCCGCACTCACAGGCGCGATCATGACGGTGGGCGTAGCGACTGCGAACAGCATTCTCGTGGTCTCGTTCGCGCGCCAGCGTCTTTCCGCCGGTGCCACGCCGCTCGCCGCCGCGCTCGAAGCGGGCGCCACCCGCATACGCCCGGTGCTCATGACGGCGTTCGCCATGATGATCGGCATGGTGCCGATGGCGCTGGGCCTCGGCGAGGGCGCGGAGCAGAACGCACCGCTCGGGCGCGCGGTGATCGGCGGCTTGCTGTTCGCTACGGTCTCCACGCTATTGTTCGTACCCCTGATGTTTGCGACCGTGCATACGCGGCTCGCCCGCCGCGCCGCAGCGAAACGCGAGCGCGAGGCGCAGCGCCGTGGTGCACGAGGCGATACCCGTTAA
- a CDS encoding efflux RND transporter periplasmic adaptor subunit, whose amino-acid sequence MNEPHHHSSLDITVGGEQAMDLPARGQAGKRARLAVIVVALLLAAGATRTIVSNLMNAHRLADVTKQNAKQYVSVVQPVAAGADGRIVLPGTLRGYVEAPIYSRANGYVRRWYADIGAHVQQGQLLAEIDTPEIDQELSQAQAQRDQASATLALAKTSFDRAQQLRQRDAVSQQELDDRQGAFNTDQANLAAADANVRRLTEMKSFQRIVAPITGIITQRNVDIGDLVNAGNGGAGHALFSIAQSDPLRLYLDVPQTYAQQVAVGQHVSVTEQELPGVTFDGTVTRTAQAINVATRTLEAEISLPNHDGKLLPGAYVQAALQTDAKGLLTVPGNTLLFRSEGPRLAVVDADGKVKLKAVEIAQDLGQTLEISRGLEPTDRVVLNPSDSIADGDSVVVVAPNKTESAREAARRSAT is encoded by the coding sequence ATGAACGAACCACACCACCATTCATCTCTCGACATCACCGTTGGCGGCGAACAGGCCATGGATTTGCCGGCGCGCGGCCAGGCGGGCAAGCGCGCGCGCCTTGCGGTGATCGTGGTCGCGCTGCTGCTCGCGGCGGGCGCCACGCGCACGATCGTCTCGAACCTCATGAACGCGCACCGTCTCGCCGACGTCACGAAGCAGAACGCGAAGCAGTACGTGAGCGTCGTGCAACCCGTGGCGGCGGGTGCGGACGGCCGCATCGTGCTGCCCGGCACGCTGCGCGGCTATGTCGAAGCGCCGATCTACTCGCGTGCGAACGGCTACGTGCGGCGTTGGTACGCCGATATCGGCGCGCATGTGCAACAAGGCCAGTTGCTCGCGGAGATCGACACGCCCGAGATCGACCAGGAACTCTCGCAGGCGCAGGCGCAGCGCGATCAGGCCTCAGCGACGCTCGCGCTCGCGAAGACCTCGTTCGATCGCGCGCAGCAGTTGCGCCAGCGCGATGCGGTTTCGCAGCAGGAGCTCGACGATCGCCAAGGCGCGTTCAACACAGACCAGGCGAATCTCGCCGCCGCCGATGCGAATGTGCGCCGCCTCACGGAAATGAAGTCGTTCCAGCGCATCGTCGCGCCGATCACCGGCATCATCACGCAGCGCAATGTCGATATCGGCGACCTCGTGAACGCGGGCAACGGCGGCGCGGGACATGCGCTCTTTTCGATCGCGCAGTCCGACCCGCTGCGCCTCTATCTCGATGTGCCGCAGACCTACGCGCAGCAGGTCGCGGTTGGCCAGCACGTGAGCGTGACCGAGCAGGAGTTGCCGGGAGTGACGTTCGACGGCACCGTCACGCGCACGGCGCAGGCCATCAACGTGGCGACGCGCACGCTGGAGGCCGAAATCTCGCTGCCCAATCATGACGGCAAGCTGCTGCCTGGTGCTTATGTGCAGGCCGCCTTGCAGACCGATGCGAAGGGCTTGCTCACGGTGCCGGGCAACACGCTGCTGTTCCGCTCGGAAGGCCCGCGGCTCGCGGTTGTCGATGCGGATGGCAAGGTCAAGCTCAAGGCCGTGGAAATCGCGCAGGACCTCGGGCAGACCCTCGAAATCAGCCGCGGGCTGGAGCCGACCGATCGTGTCGTGCTGAACCCGAGCGATTCGATTGCAGATGGCGACAGCGTTGTCGTGGTCGCGCCGAACAAGACCGAATCGGCGCGTGAGGCCGCCAGGCGGAGCGCGACGTGA
- a CDS encoding acetyl-CoA hydrolase/transferase family protein: MYEDRIRCAALRGKITSAAEAAQLVRNGMRVGASGFTRAGDTKAVPIELARRAREEKEPLRITLMTGASLGHDVDRMLTEAGVLERRLPFQVDSTLRKAINRGEVMFVDQHLSETVEMLRANLLGKLDLAIIEAAAITETGAIVPTTSVGNSASFAILAEKVIVEINLAQPLALEGLHDVWIPGKRPHRDPLPIVRPQDRVGTTAIEIPPEKIAAIVITNESDSPSTVLPADEETARIAGHLIEFLQHEVKHGRMNAQLPPLQAGIGTIANSVLSGFVDSPFEALTMYSEVLQDSTFDLIDSGKMVFASGASMTLSAQRQAQVLAELDRYRDKLVLRPQEVSNHPEVIRRLGLIALNTALECDIYGNVNSTHVGGTHMMNGIGGSGDFARNASCAIFATKAIAKDGRISSIVPMVPHVDHNEHDVDVIVTEQGLADLRGLAPRERANLVIERCAHPLYRDLLRDYYRDALKIGGQTPHDLARAYEMHLRFNQTGSMLPEATGGLASNA, from the coding sequence ATGTACGAAGACCGTATTCGTTGTGCCGCCTTGCGCGGGAAAATTACTTCGGCTGCCGAGGCGGCTCAACTCGTGCGCAACGGCATGCGCGTTGGCGCCAGTGGTTTTACGCGCGCGGGCGACACGAAGGCCGTGCCGATCGAACTGGCGCGCCGCGCGCGCGAAGAGAAGGAGCCGCTGCGCATCACGCTGATGACGGGCGCCTCGCTCGGCCACGACGTCGATCGCATGCTGACCGAAGCGGGTGTGCTCGAGCGCCGTCTGCCGTTCCAGGTCGACTCGACGCTGCGTAAGGCGATCAACCGCGGCGAAGTGATGTTCGTCGATCAGCATCTTTCGGAAACCGTCGAAATGCTGCGCGCGAACCTGCTCGGCAAGCTCGACCTCGCGATTATCGAAGCCGCGGCGATCACGGAAACCGGTGCGATTGTCCCCACGACTTCGGTTGGCAATTCGGCGAGCTTCGCGATTCTCGCGGAGAAGGTGATCGTCGAGATCAATCTTGCGCAGCCGCTCGCGCTCGAAGGCCTGCACGACGTGTGGATTCCCGGCAAGCGCCCGCATCGCGATCCGTTGCCGATCGTACGGCCGCAGGACCGCGTGGGTACGACCGCCATCGAAATCCCGCCGGAGAAGATCGCCGCCATCGTCATCACGAACGAGTCGGACAGCCCCTCGACCGTGTTGCCCGCCGACGAAGAAACCGCACGCATTGCCGGCCACCTCATCGAATTCCTGCAGCACGAAGTGAAGCATGGCCGCATGAACGCGCAATTGCCGCCGCTGCAGGCCGGCATCGGCACGATCGCGAATTCGGTGCTCTCGGGCTTCGTCGATTCGCCGTTCGAAGCGCTTACGATGTACTCCGAAGTACTGCAGGACTCGACGTTCGATCTGATCGACTCCGGCAAGATGGTATTCGCCTCGGGCGCCTCGATGACGCTCTCCGCACAGCGTCAGGCTCAGGTGCTCGCCGAACTCGACCGCTATCGCGACAAGCTCGTGTTGCGTCCGCAGGAAGTGAGCAACCATCCGGAAGTGATTCGCCGCCTCGGCTTGATTGCGCTGAACACCGCCCTCGAATGCGACATCTACGGCAACGTGAACTCCACGCATGTGGGCGGCACGCACATGATGAACGGCATTGGCGGTTCAGGCGATTTCGCGCGCAATGCATCGTGCGCGATCTTCGCGACCAAGGCGATTGCCAAGGACGGCCGCATTTCGAGCATCGTGCCGATGGTGCCGCACGTCGATCACAACGAGCACGACGTGGACGTGATCGTGACGGAGCAGGGCCTGGCGGATCTGCGCGGTCTCGCACCGCGCGAACGTGCGAACCTCGTGATCGAGCGTTGCGCGCATCCGCTCTATCGCGACCTGCTGCGCGACTATTATCGCGACGCTCTCAAGATCGGCGGCCAGACGCCGCACGACCTCGCGCGCGCGTATGAAATGCATCTGCGCTTCAATCAAACGGGTTCGATGCTGCCCGAAGCAACGGGCGGACTCGCATCGAACGCATAA